In Caldisericaceae bacterium, the DNA window AAGGTTCTTTTGAATTGGGTATTAAAATGTCTTTTTAAGAGCTTTGCAACCTTATCTTTTTCAAACCCATAAGAAACTATCTCTTCTTCAGTCATTCTTTCTTCAAGAAATAAATAAAGAACTTGGTCTATAATGGAATAAGGGCATCCTAATTCATCTTCATCGGTTTGACCTGGCCAAAGATCAGCTGAGGGTTTCTTATCTATAATCTTTTTAGGGACTCCAATATGTTCTGCGAGTTTAAAAACTTGTGTTTTGTATAAATCTCCAATTGGATACATTCCACATGCCATATCTCCATACCAAGTCGTATAGCCAAGCATAATCTCACTTTTGTTGCTTGTTCCAAGAACTACTGCGTCAAACTCTCTTGCTTTATCAAAAATGATAGACATCCTTATTCTTGCAAGTAAATTTCCTATCCTTACTTTTTCATCAGTGTTTATTTTTGAAATGTAGGCATCAGCCATTTCCGTAATTTCAATAGTTTCTAAGT includes these proteins:
- a CDS encoding NAD+ synthase: MVDLSLNWNITEKFIEKFIEEETKSNGFKHVILGISGGIDSAVVAKLAVKALGKENVFGLILPYKLSSKESLEDGLLVQRELGIYLETIEITEMADAYISKINTDEKVRIGNLLARIRMSIIFDKAREFDAVVLGTSNKSEIMLGYTTWYGDMACGMYPIGDLYKTQVFKLAEHIGVPKKIIDKKPSADLWPGQTDEDELGCPYSIIDQVLYLFLEERMTEEEIVSYGFEKDKVAKLLKRHFNTQFKRTFPPVCKISQRTLGHDFLYPHDLFK